Part of the Micropterus dolomieu isolate WLL.071019.BEF.003 ecotype Adirondacks linkage group LG17, ASM2129224v1, whole genome shotgun sequence genome is shown below.
CTCCCCTCCGCTTTGTCATGTTCAGGGAGAGAGCGGACAAGTTGTGAAGTCTGATCGGCtctgcacatttttacaatcaGTGGCTTGTTTTTTAGCTTACGTtccttttttggacaatgcacttttgtttcttttgcatTTAAACTGTACTCATCTTTTTTTGCAAATAAACcctccccagtgtaaatgacacctatgcttaGTCTCATAAATCCCGACGGCCCCTgaacgcagcagcagcagcagcagcagcggtggCGGCGGCGCGGTCCCCGCCCTGCTCCGTCTCTGTCAGTCTGCACGCGCCTCACCGAGCGGTTCACACCGACGGGACGATTTTCTATTAGTCTTCAGTTTTTATcagataagaagaagaagagaggattttattattagtattattagtgGTAGCAGTAGGAGTATTATCAgtatttctctttctcactaCATCTCTTAAATtctttacactttttatttttgcctctttacttaaaactgaatgttaaaatattaaaataaaatattaaaataaaactcatATTTTGGATCCAGTTCTGGGATTTTTGGGGGTCTCAGTTTGACCTCCTCTGTGGTTCGTGAGGCGGTCTGTCTGGGTCCAGGTCTGATCTGTCCTGATGGCGGCCAACCGGGTGGGGCGGCGGGTGAATAAGGTGTGTAGCAGTAAATCACCGAGCCGTGCCGGCGGCGGGCGGGACCTGGGTCAGAGCCAGCAGCGGCGGCAGGCCCGGATCACCGTCAAATACAACAGGAAGGAGCTGCAGAGGAGGCTGGACGTGGAGAAGTGGATCGACTGTGAGCTGGACCAGCTGTACAGGGGCCGGGTGAGTCCTGCAGtattactgctgcattaatAACAATGATGatatttgtcattatttttattcatatttctatAACTTTTCCAGTCCGGACAGGAACAGCTGAGCCCAACATCACCAATCATCACTAAGTTCATAAACAGATCAGAGAAACAGGCTCAGATAAAGCAGCTGGAATTTAAAGGTCCagagttttagtggcatctagtggtgagggttgcaaccTGTAACCAgaggctcacggtgcattcaggTGCTCCTCTTATGGTCCCATTCccccgagttgtgaagttgttcaTTTGAATCCAgcgtgtgttcatgtgctctcaACGTGGAcgaagatgtgttggattaacatCATCAGACACGCAGACGCATTAGTTCACTCttcatggacagcaaactaaccgttagaTTACACATCTGCAAAATATCTATATGCAGTACGTGATTTTACACGAATGAAACTTCTGTATACATCTTTATGTCCCGCGTAACCTGttctttgtatgtattcaacgtagtgatgaaaccAAACGCGCTCCtcagagcagtttgtctgttcGGGGCTCCTGTAGCAATATGGCGACGCCCCTGAGCCGCGGTGTCTGTAgacagaaatgtctcattctcaTTATGTAACGTCTTTACACGCCACTGAGAACACAGTTATGGATCTTAGATCACATcagtagatcctcctaaatGTTCCACACTGGACCTTTGAGAAACATATATAAACAATGAAGATGCAAACAGAAGAATCAGCAaattacaaagtaaaacagaggCGCCGAGTACTGCACTAATACATACACTACTGAAAGTACTCTGGGACATAAAGTATACCATCAGGCAGGCTAAATACTTTCAATTACAATGtattttcaattcagttttattacttacagaaacccaacaattcccaccaagagcagcactaggcgacagaggcaaggaaaaacttcctttaagaggcagaaacctcgagcagaaccatggctcagggtgggcggccatctgcctccaccggttgggggtgaaggggtgGGGGACGACTGATAGccataaagagagagagagggggggagggggcagCAGCCAACACAATGtacacacagaagtacagacagcaaAGTGAATGTTGGAACAgtctgaaaatgaataatggtgCAGATATTTatgataatgttaatgataataatcagggaaactatatctttagataatgcgtcacggaggtgcttgggccccagaacaataacttcagttttatctgagtttaacattagaaaattacaggtcatccaggttttaacatcctgaaggcacatttgaagtttagctaactgattagtttcatctggcttgatcgatataTACacctgagtatcatctgcataacaatgaaagtttatggaatatttcctgataatattggaagcatatataaagtgaagaggattggtccgaggacagatccttgaggaactccatgactaactttggcgtgcatgaaggactcatcgttaatatgtacaaactgaaatcgatctgataaataggacttaaaccagcttagagcggttcctttaatgccaatgaaatgttccagtctctgcaataggatctgatggtcaatggtatcaaatgcagcactaagatctaataaaaccagtacagagacaagtcctgtACACAGATTACTGAACACAGGTCTCAGGTTTCTGAGAGCTCCCACCCTGAACGCTGCCGCTGTCCACCTCTGATCATCAAGAAGCTAGTAGAAGCTAGAGCAGCTGAAACGTCACGGCTACCTATCAGAAACATGTTCATTGTCTCAGAGGAGGTAATCAATCATTCAAACTCCGATCagtctgtctgcatctgtccacCCTCCATCAGTCTGCTCGGGGGGGTCGTCTTtgttcatctgtgtgttttggttCCCACATTAATGGATATGATACGGCCGTGAAGGCAGAAAGTAAATATTAGTCCCCTGATATTAGTCAGgtgatgtgcatgtgtgtgtgtgtgtacgtgtgtgtgcatgtgtgtgtgtgtgtatgtgtgtgtggttaaagGCGTGTTGGTGTGTTGGGTGATAAATAGATAATCAGATCCTGTCAGAGACcatgataacacacacagtaacacacagtaagacaCAGTAAGACATGATaacacacacggtaacacacagtaacacacaaacagtaacacacggtaacacacacaataacacacacacagtaacacacagtaatacacggaaacacacacagtaacacacacggtaacacacgataacacacacagtaacacacagtaagacatgataacacacacagtaagacatgataacacacacaggaacacacggtaacacacaaacagtaacacacggtaacacacacaataacacacacacagtaacacacagtaatacacggaaacacacacagtaacacacacggtaacacacgataacacacacagtaacacacagtaagacatgataacacacacagtaagacatgataacacacacaggaacacacggtaacacacaaacagtaacacacggtaacacacacaataacacacacacagtaacacacagtaatacacggaaacacacacagtaacacacacggtaacacacgataacacacacagtaacacacagtaagacatgataacacacacagtaagacatgataacacacacaggaacacacggtaacacacaaacagtaacacacggtaacacacacaataacacacacacagtaacacacagtaatacacggaaacacacacagtaacacacacggtaacacacgataacacacacagtaacacacagtaagacatgataacacacacagtaagacatgataacacacacaggaacacacggtaacacacaaacagtaacacacggtaacacacacaataacacacacacagtaacacacagtaatacacggaaacacacacagtaacacacacggTAANNNNNNNNNNNNNNNNNNNNacacacaataacacacacacagtaacacacagtaatacacggaaacacacacagtaacacacacggtaacacacgataacacacacagtaacacacagtaagacatgataacacacacagtaagacatgataacacacacaggaacacacggtaacacacggtaacacacacacagtaacacacggtaacatacacacagtaacacacggtaacacacacaataacacacacacagtaacatacagtaatacacagaaacacacacagtaacacacacggtaacacacacacagtaacacacacagtaagacacGGTAACACacgtaacacacacaataacacacacacagtaacatacagtaatacaaggaaacacacacagtaacacacacagtaacatacagtaacatacggtaacacacagtaaaacatgataacacacagtaacacacacagtaacatacagtaacacacagtaagacaTGATAACAcacggaaacacacacagtaaaacacacggtaacacacacacagtaacacacacagtaacacacgataacacacacagtaacacacagtaagacatgataacacacacaggaacacacggtaacacacggtaacacacacacagtaacacacggtaacatacacacagtaacacacggtaacacacacaataacacacacacagtaacatacagtaatacacagaaacacacacagtaacacacacggtaacacacacacagtaacacacacagtaagacacGGTAACACacgtaacacacacaataacacacacacagtaacatacagtaatacaaggaaacacacacagtaacacacacagtaacatacagtaacatacggtaacacacagtaaaacatgataacacacagtaacacacacagtaacatacagtaacacacagtaagacaTGATAACAcacggaaacacacacagtaaaacacacggtaacacacacacagtaacacacacagtaacacacgataacacacacagtaacacacagtaagacatgataacacacacaggaacacacggtaacacacggtaacacacacacagtaacacacggtaacatacacacagtaacacacggtaacacacacaataacacacacagtaacatacagtaatacatggaaacacacacagtaacacacacagtaacacacacggtaacacacacggtaacacacacacagtaacacacgataacacacacagtaagacacacagtaacacacgataacacacacagtaacacacagtaagacatgataacacacacaggaacacacggtaacacacgggaacacacacacagtaacacacggtaacatacacacagtaacacacggtaacacacacaataacacacacactgtaacatacagtaatacacagaaacacacacagtaacacacacagtaacacacaataacacacacagtaagacacggtaacacacacaataacacacacacagtaacatacagtaatacaaggaaacacacactgtaacacacacagcaacatacagtaacacacacggtaacacacacagtaacacacggtaacacacacggtaacacacacaataacacacacacagtaacatacagtaatacacggaaacacacacagtaacacacacggtaacacacacacagtaacacacacagtaacacacgataacacacacagtaagagaCGGTAACacacgtaacacacacacagtaacatacagtaatacaaggaaacacacactgtaacacacacagcaacatacagtaacacacacggtaacacacacagtaacacacggtaacacacacggtaacacacacaataacacacacacagtaacatacagtaatacacggaaacacacacagtaacacacacggtaacacacacacagtaacacacacagtaacacacgataacacacacagtaagagaCGGTAACacacgtaacacacacacagtaacatacagtaatacaaggaaacacacactgtaacacacacagcaacatacagtaacacacacggtaacacacacagtaacacacggtaacacacacggtaacacacacaataacacacacacagtaacatacagtaatacacggaaacacacacagtaacacacacggtaacacacacacagtaacacacacagtaacacacgataacacacacagtaagagaCGGTAACacacgtaacacacacacagtaacatacagtaatacaaggaaacacacactgtaacacacacagcaacatacagtaacacacacggtaacacacacagtaacacNNNNNNNNNNNNNNNNNNNNACAcagtaacacacggtaacacacacagtaacacacacagtaacatacagtaacatacggtaacacacagtaaaacatgataacacacagtaacatacagtaacacacagtaagacaTGATAACAcacggaaacacacacagtaaaacatgataacacacagtaacatacagtaacacacagtaagacaTGATAACAcacggaaacacacacagtaacacacgaTAACACGCTCAGTTAGATACggtaacacacagtaagacaTGATAACAcacggaaacacacacagtaacacacgaTAACACGCACAGTAAGATACggtaacacacagtaagacaTGATAacacatggaaacacacacagtaacacacgaTAACACGCACAGTAAGATACggtaacacacagtaagacaTGATAACAcacggaaacacacacagtaaaacatgataacacacagtaacatacagtaacacacagtaagacaTGATAACAcacggaaacacacacagtaacacacgaTAACACGCACAGTAAgatacaataacacacacagtaacacacacacagtaacatacagtaatacaaggaaacacacactgtaacacacacagtaacatacagtaacacacacagtaacatacagtaagACATGATAACacacggaaacacacacacagtaacacacacacagtaacatacagtaagACATgataacacacagaaacacacacacagtaacacacacagtaacacacgataacacacacagtaagacacacggtaacacacacagtaacacatactgtaacacacacacagtaacatacagtaacacgcacggtaacacacacagtaacacacggtaacacacacagtaacatacagtaacatacggtaacacacagtaagacatgataacacacggtaacacacacagtaacacacacagtaacatacagtaacacacagtaagacatgataacacacggtaacacacacagtaacacagtagcatacagtaacacacagtaagacaTGATAACAcacggaaacacacacagtaacatacagtaacacacacggtaacacacacagtaacacacacagtaactcatgataatacaaacacacgataacacacactgtaagacacgataacacacacagtaacacacacagtaacacatggtaacacatactgtaacacacacacagtaacatacagtaacacGCACAGTAAGAtacggtaacacacacagtaacacacacacagtaacatacagtaatacaaggaaacacacactgtaacacacacagtaacatacagtaacacacacagcaacatacagtaacacacacagtaacacacagtaacacacggtaacacacacacagtaacacacacagtaacatacagtaacatacggtaacacacagtaaaacatgataacacacggaaacacacacagtaacacacagtaacacacgataatacaaacacacgacaacacacactgtaagacacgataacacacacagtaacacacacagtaacatacagtaacacacacagtaacatacacagtaacacacggtaacacacacagtaacacacacagtaacatacagtaacatacggtaacacacagtaaaacatgataacacacagtaacatacagtaacacacagtaagacaTGATAACAcacggaaacacacacagtaacacacagtaacacacgataatacaaacacacgacaacacacactgtaagacacgataacacacacagtaacacacacagtaacatacagtaacacacacagtaacatacacagtaacacacggtaacacacacagtaacacacacagtaacatacagtaacatacggtaacacacagtaaaacatgataacacacagtaacatacagtaacacacagtaagacaTGATAACAcacggaaacacacacagtaacacacagtaacacacgataatacaaacacacgacaacacacactgtaagacacgataacacacacagtaacacacacagtaacatacagtaacacacacagtaacatacacagtaacacacggtaacacacacagtaacacacacagtaacatacagtaacatacggtaacacacagtaaaacatgataacacacagtaacatacagtaacacacagtaagacaTGATAACAcacggaaacacacacagtaacacacagtaacacacgataatacaaacacacgacaacacacactgtaagacacgataacacacacagtaacacacacagtaacatacagtaacacacacagtaacatacagtaacacgcacagtaacatacagtaacacatacaataacacacacagtaacccacagtaacacacggtaacacagagtaacacacactaacccacagtaacacacggtaacacagagtaacacacagtaacccacggtaacacacacacagtaacacacagtaacacacggtaacacagagtaacacacagtaacacacggtaacacacacacagtaacccacACAGTAACCCAcggtaacacacggtaacaaacagtaacacacagtaacacacggtaacacacacacagtaacccacACAGTAACCCACGGTAACACACATGGTAACAAACAGTAACACACGGTATGCTCGCGGCCTGTGAGCGGGGTCTGACGTGACCTGCCAAACAACAACGCAGCTGCGCGGCGGTCACTCTGCGCAAGTTTGAAATTAACTGATGTGAATCACTAAATGAGAAGTGAAACGAAATCAAACCGTAAGTACACTCTTTCAGTGTTTTGGTAATCCTGCAGCTGAACGTGCTGCCGCTCATGTTGACAGCGGCTGCAGCAGATGACACGAACGTTAACGTTACAGAAAGTACGAGCTAACGTAACCAACGTTAGTGTGGTGGATCGATGAATGCGGGatgctgtgtgtgcgtgtcagtAGTAGAAGTAGCCTGGATGCTCGTGCGTTTCAGCTGATACAGCAGCTACATAACCTGAGTCTGACTGGTTTTGGAAGACAAGAGTGCTTGAGAAGATGTGGACCAGTTTTTGTGTCCTCACTGTTAATAATATTCTGTGATAGAACTGCTCACACGTGTTATTTCTGCTCCTGCTCTCCATTATTGTTCCATGTAACATCTAAGGCTTCATGCAGCTGCTAACTGGCTGAGTTAGACGGTCATTCACAATAAACATTAGAAAATCAGTCTATTCTCGCCACCTGCAGAGGTGTCCTTTACACCagggacgctggggacactttcccaccactttttgaaagcatttgttaaaaatgttctgaaaaacagatgTTAGCGCTATGACAAAGCTGTTTTTGGCacagtaagaaaacatgcaatgcagtgTAAATATAGAGAAAACAGACCTGCATTGTCTCAGAAACATTACTTAAGCTAGAAAACTTAAAATGTACTGATTTCTGCGTTATCCATTCTATTTTTAGATTCTGAATTGTCCCCGCCAACTGAATTTTGTGTTCCCCTTtccaaaaataaagacatttattgCAACAGAAAATGTGACGTGGGGAGACACCGCCGACGCAGTGATGTCATCGAACGGTGaacaatgtttgtgttttgacttGACGAAGCCGTGTGATGTTGTTCAGGAGGACGAGATGCCGGAGGAGGTGAACATTGATGAGCTGCTGGACCTGAAGACAGACGAGGAGAGGACGCGGAGACTGCAGGTAAGtgcacacctgtctgtctgtctgtctgtccgtccgtccgtcctaCTGTCCTCCTCAcgctgtctctctcctctttgtctTCACAGGAGATTTTTCAGTCCTGCAACAACGCAAAGGTGAGAACCAGGAAGAAGCAGCTTCTGTCCTCAGGAGTTCGGACTGAACGAGACGTCAAACTGATCCACGTTCACTGGACTTTATTCTGACTCGGCCCCTCGTTCACCGTCCTGCTGCTGAGTTTATAGCCGCTTTTTCGACCAAAGCTTT
Proteins encoded:
- the LOC123986143 gene encoding protein phosphatase 1 regulatory subunit 14A-like; the protein is MAANRVGRRVNKVCSSKSPSRAGGGRDLGQSQQRRQARITVKYNRKELQRRLDVEKWIDCELDQLYRGREDEMPEEVNIDELLDLKTDEERTRRLQEIFQSCNNAKVFIGDLVLKLHGLQKQEDLHNDGIDLPQLHIYPTRPGSTDREALL